One part of the Methanofastidiosum sp. genome encodes these proteins:
- a CDS encoding CoA-binding protein, with translation MEFKHFLDKKNVIAIVGASDNRDKYGNIIYRDLRASGYKVIPVNPKADTVEGDKCYHSLSEIPVKVDVVDTVVPPHITEQIVKECKEIGITKVWMQPGSESEEAIIFCKDNGIEVVYDNCIMAQRRLLEAEQKNN, from the coding sequence TTGGAATTTAAACATTTCCTTGACAAAAAGAATGTCATTGCCATTGTTGGGGCGTCAGACAACAGGGACAAATATGGGAATATAATCTACAGGGATTTAAGGGCTTCTGGGTACAAAGTCATCCCAGTAAATCCAAAGGCCGATACGGTAGAGGGCGATAAATGTTATCACTCGCTTTCTGAAATTCCTGTCAAAGTCGATGTTGTTGACACTGTAGTTCCCCCGCATATTACAGAACAGATAGTCAAGGAATGCAAAGAAATTGGGATAACTAAAGTCTGGATGCAACCTGGCTCTGAATCTGAAGAAGCTATAATATTCTGTAAGGATAACGGGATAGAAGTTGTCTATGATAACTGTATTATGGCACAAAGGAGGCTTTTAGAGGCTGAACAAAAAAATAATTAA
- a CDS encoding DMT family transporter, with protein MAKKRFDLMDPKDNYLGVSYTFLAVVLWSFIGIPVRWIPEVNSGMIVAYRFLFASIVLLTYGILTKKSSKIKIKLKDIPHLLVPAILLSFTIYTYTIGLKTTTIANTVFLQQMAPLYVLIVSALLLKEKASKKTALAVLIGIAGGFIIFYYDLSSINTTTNFYGNVMSTFSGFGWALYTISIRALGKKYDGLTTTLWMFIFATIIMSPFFYGSEVLTPFSLSMLFILGFLCTAGAFLLYSIALKHIIATKASVIVLSEGVLAGILAYIILRETVTQGTIIGGALILIAIWIILREKE; from the coding sequence ATGGCAAAGAAAAGATTTGATTTAATGGATCCTAAAGATAATTATCTGGGTGTATCCTATACATTTCTTGCTGTTGTTTTATGGAGTTTTATAGGTATACCTGTTAGGTGGATACCAGAAGTGAATTCTGGGATGATAGTTGCATATAGATTCCTCTTTGCATCAATTGTCTTATTGACTTATGGCATCCTAACCAAAAAATCATCAAAGATTAAAATAAAATTAAAGGATATACCTCACCTTTTAGTTCCTGCAATCCTACTGTCATTCACGATCTATACATATACAATTGGACTTAAAACTACCACAATCGCAAATACAGTCTTTTTGCAGCAGATGGCGCCCCTCTATGTTCTTATCGTATCGGCATTATTACTAAAAGAAAAAGCTTCAAAAAAGACAGCACTTGCAGTTTTGATCGGTATAGCTGGTGGATTTATAATATTTTATTATGACCTTTCTTCTATTAATACCACTACAAACTTTTATGGAAACGTAATGTCAACATTTTCTGGATTTGGATGGGCGCTTTATACAATAAGCATAAGGGCATTGGGTAAAAAATACGATGGCCTCACAACTACCCTCTGGATGTTCATCTTTGCGACTATTATTATGTCCCCATTTTTCTATGGCTCGGAGGTACTTACTCCTTTCTCACTTTCTATGTTATTCATATTAGGATTTTTATGCACTGCAGGTGCATTTCTTTTGTATAGCATTGCATTAAAACATATTATAGCAACTAAAGCTTCTGTCATAGTATTGTCAGAAGGTGTATTGGCCGGTATTCTTGCATACATTATACTCAGAGAAACTGTTACCCAAGGCACAATAATTGGGGGGGCCTTGATTTTAATTGCAATATGGATAATTTTAAGGGAAAAAGAATAA
- a CDS encoding UbiD family decarboxylase: MDIREFIAHEKDIIKIDRELEKYEMAKIVHENPTKILQFKDRGYDVFCNIWSTRDRVAKYLKLDKSNLLFSLKESMDKPTPYKIVDKATFLDNEIKNFDLRKIPIQYHYPQDGGPYVTSGVVFVKDEKGNRNMSFHRMMVTGKDTFTIRIVPRHLFAMYNEAKAKGKDLEIVMVIGLPPYVLLPAAMSISYGINELEIANTLKKMGLGSELTAYRFPNGIDVPTSSQFVFCGKITLEEGDEGPFVDITGTYDFVRKQPIVKIEKVYQGKNAFFHALMPGGYEHFLLMGMPREPIIFEGVSKVVPKVYGVRLTEGGDCWLHGVVSIKKQKEGDGKNAIMAALASHPSMKRVVIVDEDIDIYSDTDVEWAIATRFQADKDLLVVNNAAGSSLDPSVKGDGTSAKMGIDATMPLKNNEGYKRAINFLKK, translated from the coding sequence ATGGATATTAGAGAATTTATCGCTCATGAAAAGGATATTATCAAAATTGATAGGGAGCTAGAAAAATATGAGATGGCAAAGATAGTTCATGAGAATCCAACTAAAATATTGCAATTCAAAGATAGAGGGTATGATGTTTTTTGTAATATCTGGTCTACAAGAGACCGTGTAGCAAAATACCTTAAATTGGACAAATCAAACTTACTTTTTTCATTGAAAGAATCCATGGATAAACCAACACCTTACAAAATAGTCGATAAAGCCACATTTCTCGATAACGAGATTAAGAATTTTGACCTTAGAAAAATTCCAATTCAGTATCATTATCCCCAAGACGGCGGCCCTTATGTGACATCTGGTGTTGTTTTTGTAAAGGATGAAAAGGGCAACAGAAACATGTCTTTTCACAGAATGATGGTTACAGGGAAGGATACATTCACAATAAGAATTGTCCCAAGGCATCTTTTTGCCATGTATAACGAAGCAAAGGCCAAAGGTAAGGATTTAGAAATTGTTATGGTAATAGGATTACCCCCTTATGTGCTATTGCCTGCTGCGATGTCAATATCATATGGTATCAATGAACTTGAAATTGCAAATACCTTGAAGAAGATGGGATTAGGCAGTGAGCTCACTGCTTATAGATTTCCTAACGGGATAGATGTGCCGACATCATCTCAGTTTGTTTTTTGTGGGAAGATAACTTTAGAGGAAGGGGATGAAGGACCATTTGTTGATATAACAGGCACTTATGACTTTGTTAGAAAACAGCCAATTGTTAAGATAGAGAAAGTATACCAAGGAAAAAATGCATTTTTCCACGCGCTTATGCCAGGCGGCTATGAACATTTTCTTTTGATGGGTATGCCCAGGGAACCTATAATCTTTGAGGGCGTATCAAAAGTTGTACCAAAGGTTTATGGTGTCAGATTGACCGAAGGCGGAGACTGCTGGCTTCATGGCGTCGTATCAATCAAAAAGCAGAAAGAAGGCGATGGGAAGAATGCTATAATGGCCGCACTTGCATCTCATCCTTCAATGAAAAGAGTTGTTATAGTTGATGAGGATATTGATATCTATTCTGATACAGATGTTGAATGGGCAATAGCTACAAGATTCCAAGCAGATAAGGATCTATTAGTTGTAAATAACGCCGCAGGATCAAGCCTTGATCCATCTGTTAAAGGGGATGGCACTTCAGCAAAGATGGGAATAGATGCAACAATGCCTCTAAAAAATAATGAAGGATATAAACGAGCAATCAATTTTCTAAAAAAATAA
- a CDS encoding Nre family DNA repair protein, whose product MHTPKTTLCTVCRGHKKLCGRGICPILEKKRIRESIAPLINKDIFGASPSAFFVGDWNYPKVLVGPLVPPVHEDTEIFDLPEGWHGKALDEIIKFRSLLVRSKEFLKVTDAKNPKGYLEKSQEIVMSRKPIDVELVLKKVPHFALEFSQFSPPTGPSGFVESFKIAENPKVPRVIDKINSDDIKASKGIYLLYDKDIPVSHISKLLSAGLLGEQKNRKLVPTRWSITATDDSLSKFHLKKVKSSPEINKFEVYYDEDVGNRFVVFLFPSMWCYEFLECWLPGSLFLESSLSPNVISDHELFDGRKEYASLTAGAYYAARFSVTEHLFEKGRQAGALVFMEVHPTYHTPVGVWRVREITRNALQKKPDSFDTEEEALKKASEILSLSFEKYREKSKILGFKHKQKTLFDWITP is encoded by the coding sequence ATGCATACCCCAAAAACTACTCTATGCACTGTATGCAGGGGCCATAAAAAGCTCTGTGGTAGGGGGATATGTCCAATACTTGAGAAGAAGAGGATTAGGGAATCGATAGCGCCTTTAATCAATAAGGACATATTTGGGGCATCCCCTTCAGCATTTTTTGTCGGAGACTGGAACTATCCCAAGGTTTTGGTCGGGCCGTTAGTCCCACCAGTGCACGAAGACACTGAAATATTTGACCTACCGGAAGGCTGGCATGGCAAAGCGCTTGATGAAATTATAAAATTTAGATCTCTTCTTGTAAGGTCAAAAGAATTTCTAAAGGTCACCGATGCTAAAAATCCTAAAGGGTATCTAGAAAAAAGTCAGGAAATAGTCATGTCAAGGAAGCCTATTGACGTTGAATTAGTATTAAAAAAGGTACCTCACTTTGCCCTAGAATTTTCCCAGTTTTCTCCCCCCACGGGTCCTTCTGGTTTTGTTGAGAGCTTTAAGATCGCTGAAAATCCAAAGGTTCCAAGGGTAATCGATAAAATTAATTCAGACGATATCAAGGCATCAAAAGGGATATATCTACTTTATGATAAAGATATACCTGTATCACACATTTCAAAACTCCTATCCGCCGGGCTTCTAGGAGAGCAGAAAAACAGAAAACTTGTTCCGACAAGGTGGAGTATCACAGCAACTGATGATTCCCTTTCTAAGTTTCATCTAAAGAAGGTTAAATCCTCTCCAGAAATAAATAAATTTGAAGTTTACTATGATGAAGACGTTGGCAACAGATTTGTTGTTTTTCTATTTCCTTCAATGTGGTGCTATGAATTTCTAGAGTGCTGGCTTCCAGGTTCATTATTTTTAGAGAGTTCGCTTTCGCCAAATGTAATATCTGATCATGAATTATTTGACGGAAGAAAAGAGTATGCATCTCTTACTGCTGGCGCATATTATGCAGCAAGATTCTCTGTGACTGAGCACCTTTTTGAAAAGGGGAGGCAGGCAGGCGCTTTGGTGTTCATGGAGGTACACCCAACGTATCATACTCCAGTTGGTGTGTGGCGTGTCAGAGAGATAACTAGGAACGCTTTACAAAAAAAGCCAGATTCTTTCGACACAGAGGAAGAGGCGCTAAAGAAAGCTTCAGAGATTTTATCCCTTTCTTTTGAGAAATATAGAGAAAAGAGCAAAATCTTAGGATTCAAACACAAACAAAAAACATTATTTGATTGGATTACTCCATGA